The following are from one region of the Stanieria sp. NIES-3757 genome:
- a CDS encoding magnesium-protoporphyrin IX monomethyl ester aerobic oxidative cyclase gives MVDSLKKPQFEEMRPGIKVPSQETILTPRFYTTDFEEMAKMDLSANEDELRAILEEFRTDYNRHHFVRDEEFNQSWDCIDGETRKLFVEFLERSCTAEFSGFLLYKELGRRLKNKNPLLAEIFTLMSRDEARHAGFLNKAMSDFDLCLDLGFLTKSRKYTFFKPKFIFYATYLSEKIGYWRYITIYRHLEKHPEDRIYPIFRFFENWCQDENRHGDFFDAIMKAQPQFLNDWKARLWCRFFLLSVFATMYLNDTQRSDFYASIGLDAREYDKYVIEKTNENAGRVFPVILDVNRPEFYNRLETCVSNNEKLREIDSSNAPQLIKGLRKLPHYVSNGWQLLKLYLINPIRVDHLEGTVR, from the coding sequence ATGGTAGATAGTCTAAAAAAACCCCAGTTTGAAGAAATGCGTCCTGGGATTAAAGTCCCATCACAAGAAACAATTCTTACTCCTCGTTTCTACACTACAGATTTTGAAGAGATGGCAAAAATGGATCTCTCAGCTAATGAAGACGAGTTGAGGGCTATCTTAGAAGAATTTCGTACCGACTACAACCGTCATCACTTTGTGCGAGATGAAGAGTTTAATCAATCTTGGGATTGTATAGATGGCGAAACTCGTAAATTATTTGTAGAATTTTTAGAACGTTCTTGTACTGCCGAGTTCTCTGGCTTTTTACTTTATAAAGAATTAGGTAGACGCTTAAAAAACAAAAATCCTCTTCTTGCAGAAATTTTCACTTTAATGTCGCGAGATGAAGCCCGTCACGCTGGTTTCCTCAATAAAGCGATGTCTGATTTTGATTTATGTTTAGACCTCGGATTTCTAACCAAAAGCCGTAAATATACTTTCTTTAAACCCAAATTTATTTTCTACGCTACTTATCTCTCTGAAAAAATTGGTTACTGGCGTTATATCACTATTTATCGTCATTTAGAAAAACATCCAGAAGATAGAATTTATCCCATCTTCCGTTTCTTTGAAAATTGGTGTCAAGACGAAAACCGTCACGGAGATTTCTTTGATGCCATTATGAAAGCGCAACCTCAGTTTCTTAATGACTGGAAAGCTAGACTCTGGTGTCGCTTCTTCCTCTTATCGGTTTTTGCCACGATGTATCTCAACGATACTCAGCGTTCTGATTTTTATGCTTCTATCGGTTTGGATGCGCGAGAATACGATAAGTATGTCATTGAAAAAACTAATGAGAATGCAGGCAGAGTTTTCCCTGTTATTCTGGATGTTAATCGGCCAGAATTTTATAACCGCTTAGAAACTTGCGTAAGCAACAATGAAAAATTGAGAGAAATTGATAGTTCTAACGCTCCTCAATTGATTAAAGGATTACGCAAATTACCTCACTACGTTTCTAATGGTTGGCAACTTCTGAAGTTGTATTTGATTAATCCAATTCGTGTCGATCATCTTGAAGGAACTGTTCGTTAA
- a CDS encoding diguanylate cyclase translates to MKIINFINRLPPRLILFFSLILIGLIGAIDYVIKIDIALSIFYLVPITLITWFVNQKWGVISSVGSSISWFIADLHVKVYDYWWLPYWNVSVRLGFFIITVSLLATLKKSYEYQKQLARTDFLTGLMNRNFFLELLQLESLRSLRYQRPLTLVYLDLDDFKLINDRHGHHCGDNLLKLITQTIQKEIRTTDIFARFGGDEFALLLPETNYESAQIVLKRISLCCQQITQAELSLVGLSMGAITFIQPLNSISEMLHKVDLLMYEVKQAGKNNFKHELI, encoded by the coding sequence ATGAAAATTATTAATTTTATAAATCGATTACCACCAAGATTAATTCTTTTTTTTAGTTTAATTTTAATTGGATTGATTGGCGCGATCGATTATGTAATTAAGATTGACATTGCTTTGTCCATTTTTTATTTAGTACCCATTACTCTCATCACTTGGTTTGTGAATCAAAAATGGGGCGTGATTAGCTCAGTTGGGAGTAGTATTAGTTGGTTCATAGCGGATTTACACGTTAAAGTTTACGATTATTGGTGGCTTCCTTATTGGAATGTTTCAGTTAGATTAGGCTTTTTTATTATCACCGTTTCTTTACTTGCAACCTTAAAAAAATCTTATGAATATCAAAAACAATTAGCTAGAACAGATTTTTTAACGGGATTAATGAACCGCAACTTTTTTTTAGAATTATTACAACTTGAAAGTTTGCGTTCTTTGCGATACCAAAGACCTTTAACTCTTGTTTATTTAGATCTCGATGATTTTAAATTAATCAATGATCGTCATGGACATCATTGTGGAGATAATTTATTAAAACTGATTACTCAAACAATCCAAAAAGAAATTCGTACTACCGATATTTTTGCTCGTTTCGGAGGAGATGAATTTGCTTTATTATTGCCAGAAACTAATTACGAATCTGCTCAAATCGTCTTAAAAAGAATTTCTCTTTGTTGCCAACAAATAACCCAAGCAGAATTATCCTTAGTTGGTTTAAGTATGGGTGCCATAACTTTTATTCAACCGCTAAATTCAATTTCTGAAATGCTTCACAAGGTCGATTTGTTAATGTATGAAGTCAAACAAGCAGGCAAAAATAATTTTAAACATGAATTAATATAG
- a CDS encoding ubiquinone/menaquinone biosynthesis methyltransferase, protein MSCNRIMNQEFAPQAKEIKAIFERIAPIYDRLNDWLSLGQHRIWKMMTVKWSNPQPGDHALDLCCGSGDLAMMLAKKVGATGQVIGLDFACSQLAIASARHQRLNPNLPITWLEGDALHLPFADNYFDCVTIGYGLRNLTDISLGLQELYRVLKPGAIAAILDFHRPPTAIAQNFQQWYLQNLVIPTAQQFGMTEEYAYLIPSLERFPTGVEQVKLAREVGFEQATHYLLAGDMMGVLVITKGNSDNRHR, encoded by the coding sequence ATGTCTTGTAATCGAATTATGAATCAAGAGTTTGCCCCTCAGGCTAAGGAAATCAAAGCTATTTTTGAGCGTATTGCGCCTATATACGATCGCTTGAATGACTGGTTAAGCTTAGGACAACATCGCATTTGGAAAATGATGACAGTCAAATGGAGTAATCCTCAACCAGGCGATCACGCTTTAGACCTTTGTTGCGGTAGCGGTGATTTGGCAATGATGTTGGCGAAAAAAGTTGGTGCAACTGGTCAAGTAATTGGTTTAGATTTTGCCTGTTCTCAACTTGCGATCGCGTCTGCTCGACATCAACGACTTAATCCTAATTTACCAATTACTTGGCTAGAAGGAGATGCGCTTCATCTTCCTTTTGCGGATAATTATTTCGATTGTGTAACAATAGGTTACGGCTTACGTAATCTTACTGATATCTCCCTTGGTTTACAGGAATTATACCGAGTTCTTAAACCTGGAGCGATCGCAGCTATCCTTGATTTTCATCGTCCTCCAACAGCGATCGCGCAAAATTTTCAACAATGGTATTTACAAAACCTGGTAATTCCTACTGCACAGCAGTTTGGCATGACCGAAGAGTATGCTTATCTTATTCCTAGTTTAGAACGATTTCCCACAGGAGTAGAACAAGTAAAACTCGCCCGTGAAGTGGGATTTGAGCAAGCTACTCACTATCTTCTGGCTGGTGACATGATGGGAGTATTAGTCATTACGAAAGGGAATAGTGATAATAGACATAGGTAA
- a CDS encoding peptidase S1 and S6 chymotrypsin/Hap encodes MDFKPQAVKLLICFASIGLLLPGDVSRLSSQTLASASPHLLLTQITQNTAEITVRVWGKEALGSGIIINHQGSAYTVVTNQHVLRASKAPYQIQTFDGKIYPASVVQTSLSKQYDLALLHFRSNQNTYKTAILGNSATLKVGEPIFAAGFPVQIETITTPRTKLQTLAEFAFKTGRIAVILDKALEEGYQIGYTNDVKKGMSGGPLVNSKGEVVGINGKHAYPLWEAPDFFADGSQPCPPLQKLITRSSLAIPVEKITEIQPNIQLTHSVESSLALEDAATPPIIEDSEENSKNAELIFKMQAEAEANKNCRELPGESDPSEAKQ; translated from the coding sequence ATGGATTTCAAGCCCCAAGCTGTCAAGTTGTTAATTTGCTTTGCCAGCATAGGCTTACTATTACCAGGAGACGTTTCTCGATTATCCTCACAAACTCTTGCCTCGGCTTCTCCACATTTACTCCTCACTCAAATTACTCAAAACACTGCCGAAATCACTGTTAGAGTTTGGGGAAAAGAGGCACTCGGTTCGGGCATAATTATCAATCATCAAGGGTCAGCTTATACTGTTGTTACGAATCAACACGTTTTGCGAGCGAGCAAAGCTCCCTATCAGATTCAAACTTTCGACGGCAAAATCTATCCAGCTTCCGTAGTTCAAACCTCATTGTCAAAGCAATACGATTTAGCTTTGTTACATTTTCGTAGTAACCAGAATACTTATAAAACCGCTATCTTAGGGAATTCTGCTACCCTTAAAGTAGGAGAACCAATTTTTGCTGCTGGTTTTCCTGTTCAAATAGAAACGATTACTACTCCCCGCACAAAATTACAAACATTAGCAGAATTCGCTTTTAAAACAGGGCGAATTGCCGTAATCTTAGACAAAGCATTAGAAGAAGGCTACCAAATTGGTTACACTAACGACGTAAAAAAGGGTATGAGTGGTGGACCGTTGGTTAACAGCAAAGGAGAAGTAGTAGGAATTAATGGGAAACACGCTTATCCCTTGTGGGAGGCACCTGATTTCTTTGCCGATGGTTCTCAGCCTTGTCCTCCTTTACAAAAATTAATTACTCGTTCAAGTTTAGCCATTCCAGTCGAAAAAATTACGGAAATTCAGCCTAATATACAACTAACTCATTCGGTTGAATCTTCTCTAGCTTTAGAGGATGCTGCTACACCTCCGATTATTGAAGACTCAGAAGAAAATAGCAAGAATGCCGAATTGATCTTTAAAATGCAAGCAGAAGCAGAAGCAAACAAAAATTGTAGAGAGTTACCTGGAGAATCAGACCCATCGGAGGCTAAACAATGA
- a CDS encoding TPR domain protein, whose protein sequence is MNFSHTISAALMVVAIATGSPTLTVAQTVISQALNPEQISLRAKQITVRIDGSSTGSGVIIGQSGKTYQVLTNWHVVKNSGQYTVATIDGRVHQVDTQSVKQLSGLDLAVLTFNTDQNYQTAEFGNSALLNEGQSIYFAGYPGELKEESDRYYRFFTTNLVGILPKPTENGYALIYNGEAFPGMSGGPVLDKNGLLIGIHGEANIHARTFGTSNYAIPIDTYQTAMANDSTPEATATTPQQPQPTAQPTTTATAPEQPQPTSQPTTTATTPQQPQPTSQSETDVTVADTPPSNQTPQEIVIDIIPDNNSNSSSTNSQSLSDEPKSPSVTPPVNNQPAKPQQNSTTVSSIPTFSSPTSSGNPISPEVTKPTQPTQTTQTTQTTQTTQTTQPTQTTQPTQTTQQFNSLGTIGTTLISARTGIDYAPLSDLLAAGKWEEADLQTYKLIEQIVKTAKNRNPHMFIELKTIAEFSCTDIQTIDRLWRKYSGGKFGFTPQQEIWNSVNDQGDFSTETWRSFATAVGWKKGDVASGSGYLLYEQLDFDPAQAPKGHLPWWFALSEEEQNVIKHLFARCNFNAVPESKPENNLKKPQAQTLTKPTNSRPL, encoded by the coding sequence ATGAATTTTTCTCATACAATCAGCGCAGCTTTAATGGTCGTAGCGATCGCTACTGGCTCACCCACTTTAACAGTGGCACAAACAGTTATATCTCAGGCTTTAAATCCAGAACAAATTAGTCTCCGTGCCAAACAGATTACAGTTCGTATTGATGGTAGTAGTACTGGTTCTGGTGTAATTATCGGACAGTCGGGAAAAACTTATCAAGTTTTGACTAACTGGCACGTGGTCAAGAATTCTGGTCAATATACAGTAGCAACAATTGATGGAAGAGTGCATCAGGTTGACACGCAATCAGTTAAACAATTATCAGGTTTAGATTTGGCTGTTTTGACGTTTAATACAGACCAAAATTATCAAACTGCTGAATTTGGTAATTCCGCTCTATTAAACGAAGGTCAAAGTATTTATTTTGCTGGTTATCCTGGAGAATTAAAGGAAGAGAGCGATCGCTATTATCGCTTTTTTACGACTAATTTAGTTGGTATTTTACCTAAACCAACCGAAAATGGTTATGCTTTGATTTACAATGGCGAAGCTTTTCCTGGAATGAGTGGAGGACCTGTTTTAGATAAAAATGGTTTGTTAATTGGCATTCATGGAGAAGCTAATATTCATGCTCGTACGTTTGGTACTTCCAACTACGCAATTCCCATTGATACTTACCAAACTGCAATGGCAAATGATTCTACTCCAGAAGCTACGGCAACTACACCGCAACAACCTCAACCTACTGCTCAACCAACAACTACGGCAACTGCACCCGAACAACCTCAACCTACTTCCCAACCAACAACGACAGCAACTACACCGCAGCAACCTCAACCTACTTCTCAATCAGAAACAGATGTAACTGTTGCTGATACTCCTCCTAGTAATCAAACTCCTCAGGAAATTGTTATAGATATTATTCCAGACAATAATTCTAATTCCTCGTCAACAAATTCTCAATCTTTATCTGATGAACCGAAGTCACCATCAGTTACTCCACCTGTAAATAATCAACCAGCAAAACCACAGCAAAATTCAACCACTGTTTCTTCTATACCTACTTTTAGTTCTCCTACTTCTTCAGGCAATCCAATTTCTCCTGAAGTAACTAAACCAACTCAACCCACTCAAACTACTCAAACTACTCAAACTACTCAAACTACTCAAACTACTCAACCTACTCAAACTACTCAACCAACTCAAACTACTCAACAATTTAATTCTTTAGGTACAATAGGCACTACTTTAATTTCTGCTAGAACAGGAATAGATTATGCTCCGTTGAGCGATCTTTTAGCTGCGGGAAAATGGGAAGAGGCAGATCTCCAAACCTACAAACTGATTGAACAGATTGTGAAAACAGCCAAAAATCGCAATCCCCACATGTTCATTGAATTAAAAACCATTGCCGAATTTTCTTGTACGGATATTCAAACTATTGACCGATTATGGCGTAAATATAGCGGTGGTAAATTTGGTTTTACTCCTCAACAAGAAATTTGGAATAGTGTTAATGACCAAGGTGATTTTTCTACTGAAACTTGGCGAAGTTTTGCTACCGCAGTAGGCTGGAAAAAAGGCGATGTAGCAAGTGGTAGTGGCTATTTATTGTACGAACAATTAGACTTTGATCCTGCTCAAGCACCAAAAGGTCATCTACCATGGTGGTTTGCCTTATCCGAAGAAGAACAAAATGTAATTAAACATTTATTTGCCCGTTGTAATTTTAATGCTGTGCCAGAAAGCAAGCCAGAGAATAATTTAAAAAAACCTCAGGCACAAACACTTACTAAACCGACCAATAGTCGTCCTCTTTAG